The following are encoded in a window of Podospora pseudoanserina strain CBS 124.78 chromosome 6, whole genome shotgun sequence genomic DNA:
- a CDS encoding hypothetical protein (EggNog:ENOG503P5W3; COG:K): MATGTQPTENPDQSASASTQPNGTQPPPTNATATGEAAVGAVEGGPVVPPLLEAKTPLRKDASLKEFLNKMEDYAPIIPDAVTNYYMTRAGLPPPPQTDQRLARLLALATQKFIADIAADAYQYSRIRASNTSANNPMGNLGAAAGFPIPGQPANQPGAKDQGRGGPLGIQRPGYGGGGQGSQQNRTVLTMEDLGMAVGEFGVNVKRSEFYR; this comes from the exons ATGGCGACCGGCACTCAACCAACCGAGAATCCCGACCAGAGTGCGTCCGCATCCACACAGCCCAACGGCAcgcaaccaccacctacgAATGCGACAGCGACTGGCGAGGCTGCCGTGGGAGCCGTGGAGGGAGGGCCCGTCGTCCCGCCCCTCCTCGAGGCGAAGACTCCATTGAGGAAAGATGCTTCGCTCAAGGAATTCTTGAACAAAATGGAAGACTACGCTCCCATT ATTCCCGATGCAGTGACCAACTACTACATGACCCGAGCCGgcctcccgcctccaccgcagACCGACCAAAGGCTCGCCCGCCTCTTAGCGCTTGCCACGCAGAAATTCATCGCCGACATTGCTGCCGATGCTTATCAATACAGCCGCATTCGCGCAAGCAACACCAgtgccaacaaccccatgGGCAACCTGGGCGCCGCAGCTGGTTTCCCCATCCCAGGACAGCCGGCAAATCAGCCTGGGGCCAAGGATCAGGGTAGGGGCGGGCCTTTGGGCATCCAGAGGCCAGGctacggtggtggtggacaggGTAGTCAGCAGAACAGGACGGTGCTCACCATGGAGGACTTGGGCATGGCCGTTGGCGAGTTCGGGGTGAATGTCAAGAGAAGTGAGTTTTACCGCTAG
- the PHO88 gene encoding phosphate transporter (Pho88) (COG:P; EggNog:ENOG503P02T) produces MPSYGLWQWIRASGHGAETGFWIGDIREIKSGRIACPRSLPSIHNRSLEPTNLHRASPYAVTSVTMGLSPQITNLIIILGMMQVAKKIPFEDESVLNLCRAGYIASNLIILSIYLYIQNTINKKKDLTTLKYVEPAPMGSSEEGKLVTTTVQAYDLAQLKNLMRSQMMGVLMMGVMHLYFKYTNPLLIQSIIPLKGALEANLTKIHVWGQPASGDLKRPFKQAAGFMSGLQNGSAQSDKKAVESAERAGRGGAKEE; encoded by the exons ATGCCAAGCTATGGGCTTTGGCAGTGGATCCGTGCGAGTGGCCACGGAGCTGAGACGGGTTTCTGGATTGGAGACATCAGAGAAATAAAATCTGGCCGGATCGCCTGTCCACGCTCACTTCCAAGCATCCATAACCGCTCGCTGGAACCGACAAACTTGCACCGCGCATCTCCATACGCAGTCACATCTGTCACAATGGGTCTCAGTCCACAAAT CACCAACctgatcatcatcctcggGATGATGCAGGTCGCCAAGAAGATTCCCTTCGAAGACGAGTCTGTTCTCAACCTCTGCCGCGCCGGCTACATTGCCAGCAACCTGATCATTCTGAGCATCTACCTCTACATCCAGAACACCATCAATAAGAAGAAGG ATCTTACCACGCTCAAGTATGTCGAACCCGCGCCAATGGGCTCCagcgaggagggcaagctCGTCACCACTACGGTCCAGGCCTACGacctcgcccagctcaagAACTTGATGCGCTCCCAGATGATGGGTGTCCTGATGATGGGTGTGATGCACCTGTACTTCAAATACACCaatcccctcctcatccagaGCATCATCCCTCTCAAGGGCGCCCTCGaggccaacctcaccaagaTCCACGTCTGGGGCCAGCCCGCATCTGGTGATCTCAAGCGCCCATTCAAGCAGGCTGCCGGCTTCATGAGCGGTCTCCAGAACGGCTCCGCCCAGAGCGACAAGAAGGCTGTCGAGTCGGCCGAACGtgccggccgtggtggcgCCAAGGAGGAGTAG
- the RSM19 gene encoding mitochondrial ribosomal small subunit component (EggNog:ENOG503P54F; COG:J), with protein sequence MQPTRCLLKRSVWKGPHIVPLPIVRPEPGQKIAPIRTQARSATILPNFVGLKFQVHNGKVYHDVTITEEMVGHKLGEFSTTRKPFIWGKKK encoded by the exons ATGCAGCCCACGAGGTGCCTGCTCAAGCGCTCGGTCTGGAAAG GCCCGCACATTGTCCC ACTCCCTATTGTACGGCCCGAGCCAGGACAAAAGATTGCCCCGATCCGGACCCAGGCCCGGTCGGCCACCATTCTCCCCAACTTCGTGGGGCTCAAGTTCCAGGTGCACAACGGCAAGGTCTACCATGACGTGACCATTAccgaggagatggtgggacATAAGCTCGGCGAGTTTTCAAC GACCCGAAAACCATTCATCTGGGGCAAGAAGAAATAG
- the RAD14 gene encoding DNA repair protein rad14 (COG:L; EggNog:ENOG503NYT9; BUSCO:EOG092641G3) — protein MDKPATPPREAATTTTIPRRPQSPPTPEITRRIEENRLRAKAIREQRDAELRASDVQQTDGSTTTAAPAGKKRPYGSISRAEVPATNRDARTSPAKEGEGLQPVSRKFTKYVDYNFSAMTDTKGGFLSIEDDPWNKSMSAGVPGKPEAEQKPANMTAAEWERLQLIKKLQRNKSGPFEPGLSVLADENTRKRCRECKTVEIDFVWEEVFGCAVCNGCKQKFPERYSLLTKTECKEDYLLTDPELRDPELLPHLSKPNPHKSHWHDMMLFLRYQVEEYAINQKWGSAEALDAEFEKREQDKKRRKEAKFKEKLLDLKRKTRTEAFRRNNAKGDSNGSGSGPGKAARFGDAIGDRGKHAHEWGRTVENAEGMTVKTCLTCGSQVEVMEF, from the exons ATGGATAAGCCAGCAACCCCACCAAGAGAGGCTGcgacaaccacaaccatccCCAGACGGCCACAATCTCCACCAACACCTGAAATCACCCGTCGCATC GAAGAAAACCGCTTGCGCGCCAAAGCCATTCGTGAGCAGCGCGACGCCGAGCTCCGTGCCTCCGATGTACAACAGACAGATGGATCAACGACAACCGCCGCCCCGGCTGGGAAGAAACGGCCATACGGGTCGATATCGCGAGCCGAAGTGCCGGCCACAAACCGGGATGCGCGTACGAGTCCGGCcaaggaaggagagggccTGCAGCCAGTCTCGCGCAAATTTACGAAATATGTCGACTACAACTTTAGCGCCATGACAGATACAAAGGGCGGCTTCCTGAGCATCGAAGATGACCCTTGGAACAAGAGCATGTCTGCCGGCGTACCAGGCAAGCCCGAGGCGGAGCAGAAGCCGGCGAATATGACTGCTGCCGAGTGGGAAAGGCTGCAGCTGATCAAGAAACTGCAGAGAAACAAGTCGGGACCTTTCGAGCCCGGGCTGAGTGTGCTGGCAGATGAAAATACGAGAAAACGATGCAGGGAATGCAAGACTGTCGAGATCGACTTTGTCTGGGAAGAAGTGTTCGGGTGTGCTGTCTGCAACGGGTGCAAGCAAAAGTTTCCCGAAAGGTACAGCTTGTTAACCAAGACGGAGTGCAAAGAGGATTACTTGTTGACGGATC CCGAGTTGAGAGATCCCGAGCTGCTACCGCACCTGTCCAAGCCAAATCCCCACAAGTCACACTGGCATGACATGATGCTGTTTCTACGATACCAGGTCGAGGAGTATGCCATCAACCAGAAATGGGGCTCAGCAGAGGCACTCGACGCCGAATTCGAGAAGCGAGAGCAAGATAAAaaaaggaggaaggaggccaAGTTTAAAGAAAAGCTGTTGGACCTGAAGCGCAAGACCAGGACCGAGGCTTTCAGGAGGAACAATGCCAAAGGGGACAGCAAcggctcgggctcgggccCTGGAAAAGCAGCCAGGTTTGGAGATGCGATTGGGGATCGAGGGAAACATGCCCATGAGTGGGGGAGGACCGTGGAGAATGCGGAGGGGATGACGGTCAAGACATGTTTGACTTGCGGCTCACAGGTGGAGGTAATGGAGTTTTGA
- a CDS encoding hypothetical protein (BUSCO:EOG09265DVA; EggNog:ENOG503P3UE; COG:D; COG:O), which yields MIQNRPRRVVVQQKRRVLGELDSNHDLCLSRHGPMKRRPIVLEQENKLAVLTGVQRGIHGMNEVVVLTNYQGSLPAASAEVTQAPGYTHQQPQFLSPVTPSRQEPLAEAEEVGMEHYRTQDHEVAVQEARGQFEEELEDGPEGDLDQDEPAPEDDDPDAYGYREPRDDDTYYSEEYMDEDDFDDGQEQDGSDQPQEPPFDPTALGLKEINNLAHFGVSSHKPGNGVTELLSDDTDKYWQSDGQQPHLLTMHFVRRVEIRAIRFYVDYSQDESYTPTNIVFYAGTSPHDLIQFAEMPLVNPVGWQDVPISDAGGGYDGHSLCCWVVQMHVKENHQNGKDTHIRGIKIYGLDENLVGGAALEDLPREPTINLASRPSNRATLQSLTVDEEKTLQELLDSFDQHPPSGDGSFSNFPDFMREPEIR from the exons ATGATTCAAAATCGACCTCGTCGGGTTGTAGTTCAGCAGAAGCGACGTGTGCTGGGAGAGCTGGACTCAAACCATGACCTCTGTCTCTCTCGTCACGGTCCCATGAAGCGCCGCCCCATCGTCCTAGAGCAAGAGAACAAGCTTGCTGTTTTGACCGGAGTGCAACGTGGAATTCACGGCATGAatgaggtggtggtattgACTAACTATCAGGGCAGCTTACCCGCAGCCTCGGCCGAAGTTACCCAGGCCCCAGGTTACACTCACCAACAGCCCCAGTTTCTGTCTCCTGTCACCCCGTCTCGCCAGGAGCCACTTGCGGAAGCTGAGGAAGTCGGTATGGAGCACTACCGAACTCAAGACCACGAGGTGGCAGTTCAAGAGGCTCGGGGCCAGTTTGAAGAGGAGCTAGAGGATGGGCCAGAGGGAGATTTGGACCAAGATGAGCCGGCGCCGGAGGACGACGACCCCGACGCCTATGGCTATAGAGAGCCTCGCGATGACGACACCTACTACAGCGAGGAATACATGGATGAAgacgactttgacgacgggCAGGAGCAGGACGGTTCCGACCAGCCTCAGGAACCCCCATTTGACCCCACTGCTCTCGGATTGAAGGAGATCAACAACCTTGCGCATTTTGGAGTCAGCAGCCACAAGCCCGGAAATGGAGTTACCGAGCTCTTGAGCGACGATACAGACAAGTACTGGCA ATCGGACGGCCAACAGCCTCACCTTCTCACGATGCATTTTGTGCGCCGTGTTGAGATCCGTGCCATCCGGTTCTACGTGGATTATAGCCAAGACGAGTCTTATACGCCTACCAATATTGTCTTCTATGCCGGGACAAGCCCTCATGATCTGATTCAGTTTGCCGAGATGCCTCTGGTGAACCCCGTAGGTTGGCAAGACGTTCCCATCAGCGATGCTGGCGGCGGCTATGATGGACACTCGTTGTGTTGCTGGGTGGTGCAGATGCACGTCAAAGaaaaccaccaaaatggCAAAGACACCCACATCCGTGGCATCAAGATTTACGGCCTGGATGAGAACTTGGTGGGGGGAGCGGCGCTAGAAGACCTGCCCCGGGAACCCACCATCAATCTTGCCTCACGCCCTTCCAACCGAGCCACACTGCAAAGCTTGACCGTGGACGAGGAAAAGACTCTCCAGGAGCTTCTTGATTCTTTTGACCAACATCCGCCTTCTGGGGATGGGAGCTTCTCAAACTTCCCCGACTTTATGCGGGAGCCCGAGATTCGCTGA
- a CDS encoding hypothetical protein (COG:S; EggNog:ENOG503PDY3), whose product MSSSPGEPPEAGYQPMRPRVSASARVLTAFFSQALTSFKATSSKLEVICTASRQPVGTSQKDDQPAIPSPLPPRARPRTLIILDSSFNPPTRAHLRMATSAILSEGRPPTTTNHNVENAVDVGGRAETTRLLLLLSINNADKAPKPAPFHQRLGLMWAFAQDVQAWLQQQANTAIDVDIGLSTLPFFHEKSEAIDQVGFYQRGAPEVKMGQVMLVGYDTLIRVFNPKYYGPVAAPPPGTPLDTSVPTAAENKQEKPRTPMQKALGPLFQRARLRVTMRTDDEWGGKDEQLKYLQDLVQDDDGEEGGGHGLGRISGSKEWAERIEMVEGREAGTEVVSSTYARDAAREGNRERLDKMVSDGVKWWIEEEGLYRE is encoded by the coding sequence ATGTCCTCTTCACCTGGCGAGCCCCCAGAGGCTGGTTACCAACCCATGCGTCCGCGAGTATCGGCTTCGGCCCGCGTCCTGACAGCTTTCTTCTCCCAAGCACTCACCTCGTTCAAAGCCACCTCCTCGAAGCTCGAAGTTATCTGCACAGCATCACGGCAACCTGTCGGTACAAGCCAGAAGGATGACCAACCTGCAATCCCaagccctctcccccctcgggCTAGACCACGCACCCTGATTATCCTCGATTCGTCCTTCAACCCTCCAACACGGGCTCACCTGCGGATGGCCACATCCGCTATTCTCTCCGAGGGCcggccaccaacaaccacgaaCCACAACGTGGAAAATGCCGTGGATGTAGGCGGCAGAGCCGAGACAACTAGGCTGCTATTGTTGCTCTCAATCAACAACGCTGACAAAGCGCCCAAACCTGCCCCTTTTCATCAACGCCTTGGATTGATGTGGGCCTTTGCACAAGATGTCCAGGCTTGGCTacagcagcaagccaacACAGCAATCGATGTCGACATTGGGCTATCAACCTTGCCATTCTTCCACGAGAAGAGCGAGGCGATTGACCAGGTCGGGTTTTACCAACGGGGTGCACCAGAGGTCAAGATGGGGCAGGTCATGTTGGTGGGCTATGACACGTTGATACGGGTGTTCAATCCAAAGTATTACGGCCCGGTGGCGGCCCCTCCGCCTGGTACGCCGCTGGACACGAGTGTGCCGACAGCAGCGGAGAACAAGCAAGAGAAGCCCAGGACGCCTATGCAAAAGGCTCTTGGGCCATTGTTTCAAAGGGCGAGGCTGAGGGTGACGATGCGGACAGATGATGAGTGGGGTGGGAAGGACGAGCAGCTGAAGTATCTGCAAGACCTGGTAcaggatgatgacggggaagaggggggaggtcaTGGACTGGGAAGGATAAGCGGGAGCAAGGAATGGGCGGAGAGGATCGAGATGGTCGAGGGAAGAGAGGCGGGGACTGAGGTGGTCAGTAGTACCTATGCACGGGATGCTGCCAGGGAGGGCAAcagggagaggttggataaGATGGTTAGTGACGGAGTAAAGTGGTGgattgaagaggagggcttgTATCGGGAATAG
- the MRE11 gene encoding meiotic recombination (COG:L; EggNog:ENOG503NUJ4; BUSCO:EOG09262GVX) codes for MPQAPEEDIIRILVSTDNHVGYAERDPIRKDDSWRTFDEIMQIAKAQDVDMVLLGGDLFHDNKPSRKSMYQVIQSLRRNCLGMKPCELEFLSDPQEVFGASTDCVNYQDPDINISIPVFSIHGNHDDPSGDGHYCSLDLLQAAGLVNYFGRVPEADNIHVKPVLLRKGETKLALYGLSNVRDERMHRTFRDNKVHFYRPGQQRNDFFNLLTLHQNHYAHTPTSYVSENMLPEFLDLVIWGHEHECLVDPIKNDITNFHVIQPGSSIATSLVEGEAVTKQVAILNITDRRFTVDKIPLKTVRPFVTREVVLAEDKRFKGLEKKQDNRQEVTKRLMTIVEEMIEQANALWESTHGGDAAEDEETPLPLIRLKVEYTAPEGSKFDVENPQRFSNRFASRVANQNDVVYFYRKKTAVTRKIPNDSKELREGVAEALESVDTIKVDTLVQEYFAQQSLKILPQAPFGDAVNQFVNKDDKHAVEMFLLESLSTQVKGLLQLDDEKVTDDLEAQIEEYRKVMEKNFVIGQHKQAQRKRRFKPKPNGWDSDVDGHWHAQPEALEELVASPPQATSKSRGGARPTSGVVFSDENEDMLEEEPVAAEPKRAARGARKTAATPAKKAAVAKKAAAPAKKATTRTAKATARGRKRGNPFEDSDEEEEDVIMEDDDFEPPPPSTRAIRGATKSTRQTTLNFASQSQKPARATQKAIEISDDEISEDDDAFETMPATSKRGKRR; via the exons ATGCCACAAGCTCCAG AAGAGGACATTATCCGCATACTGGTGTCGACCGACAATCATGTGGGCTATGCAGAGCGGGATCCAATCCGGAAAGATGATAGCTGGCGGACCTTCGATGAGATCATGCAGATAGCGAAAGCCCAGGACGTTGACATggttcttcttggcggcgACCTCTTCCATGACAACAAGCCATCTCGAAAATCCATGTATCAAGTCATACAATCTCTGCGGAGAAACTGTCTGGGCATGAAGCCCTGTGAGCTGGAGTTTCTGAGTGATCCGCAAGAGGTTTTCGGTGCATCAACCGACTGCGTCAACTACCAGGACCCCGACATCAACATCTCCATTCCAGTCTTCTCTATCCATGGAAATCATGACGACCCCAGTGGCGATGGTCACTACTGTTCGCTCGATCTTCTACAGGCTGCCGGGCTCGTCAACTACTTTGGCCGTGTGCCTGAGGCGGACAACATCCACGTCAAGCCGGTTCTCCTGCGAAAGGGAGAGACTAAACTGGCCCTCTATGGGCTAAGCAATGTTCGTGATGAGCGGATGCACAGGACATTCCGAGACAACAAGGTTCACTTTTATCGGCCAGGCCAGCAGAGGAACGACTTCTTCAACCTACTGACCCTTCATCAAAACCACTACGCCCACACACCAACCAGCTACGTATCAGAGAACATGCTGCCCGAGTTTCTGGACCTTGTCATCTGGGGCCACGAACACGAATGCTTGGTGGATCCCATAAAGAACGATATCACCAATTTCCATGTCATCCAACCCGGTTCCTCCATAGCCACCTCTCTTGTGGAGGGCGAGGCGGTAACAAAGCAGGTTGCAATTCTCAACATAACCGACAGGCGTTTCACGGTAGACAAAATTCCCCTGAAAACGGTCCGGCCATTCGTCACCAGGGAGGTTGTGCTGGCGGAAGACAAACGATTCAAGGGACTCGAGAAGAAACAGGACAACCGCCAAGAAGTCACCAAACGCCTGATGACAATTGTTGAAGAGATGATTGAGCAAGCTAATGCCCTGTGGGAGTCCACCCACGGCGGTGATgctgccgaggatgaggagacgCCTCTTCCCCTGATACGACTCAAAGTGGAATATACCGCTCCGGAAGGCTCCAAGTTTGACGTGGAAAACCCCCAGCGCTTCTCCAACAGGTTTGCCAGCAGGGTGGCCAATCAGAACGACGTCGTGTACTTTTACCGAAAAAAGACAGCAGTCACAA GGAAAATTCCCAACGACTCAAAGGAGCTGCGAGAAGGCGTTGCAGAAGCCCTGGAATCGGTCGATACCATCAAGGTCGACACTCTTGTGCAGGAATACTTTGCCCAGCAGTCTTTGAAGATTCTGCCACAGGCTCCTTTTGGAGATGCTGTCAACCAGTTCGTCAACAAAGATGACAAGCATGCTGTGGAGATGTTTCTGCTCGAGTCACTCTCCACGCAGGTCAAGGGGCTGCTGCAGCTCGATGACGAAAAGGTGACGGACGACTTGGAGGCACAAATCGAGGAATACAGGAAAGTCATGGAGAAAAATTTTGTCATCGGCCAGCACAAGCAAGCACAACGCAAGAGGAGGttcaagcccaagcccaatGGCTGGGATTCCGATGTGGATGGCCACTGGCATGCCCAGCCGGAAGCGCTTGAAGAGTTGGTGGCATCTCCACCACAGGCAACTTCCAAGAGCCGAGGCGGTGCTCGCCCAACCTCTGGCGTTGTCTTCAGTGATGAGAACGAGGAcatgttggaggaggaaccGGTCGCGGCGGAGCCAAAGCGAGCAGCGAGAGGAGCCCGAAAGACTGCTGCCACACCAGCCAAGAAAGCAGCagtggccaagaaggcggcaGCGCCTGCGAAGAAAGCCACGACGAGGACTGCCAAAGCAACTGCACGAGGTCGAAAAAGGGGCAACCCCTTCGAGGACagcgacgaagaagaagaagacgtgATCATGGAGGACGATGATTTTgagccacctccaccctcgacaCGTGCTATACGGGGTGCTACCAAAAGCACTCGGCAAACCACACTCAACTTTGCCTCGCAGTCCCAAAAACCGGCCAGGGCGACGCAAAAGGCGATCGAGATCAGTGACGATGAGATTtcagaggatgatgatgccttTGAGACCATGCCCGCCACGAGCAAGAGGGGCAAGCGTCGCTGA